Proteins from one Pelorhabdus rhamnosifermentans genomic window:
- a CDS encoding asparaginase, producing the protein MKKVIVITTGGTIAMKYDAATDGLIPAVNGADLVEAVPALKEVAQVEVVEFSNVPSGYITPKSMFELSKTVDQYAQKKAIAGIVITHGTDTLEETAYLLDLTVHTQKPVCITGAMRGASQTSPDGPGNILAAVKTAACDEAYNQGVLVVLNDEIHAALEVTKTHSTNTNTFESPAWGPVGRVYPDKVVIKRHSLYLQKIQPATLVDDVHLLKVVAGMDDFFFRCLVKKKAKGIVVEAFGCGNVPLAVKNGIEMARKNDIPVVLATRVHAGRVVNAYSYSGSASSMKEANIILAGEITGQKARIKLMLSLGMTGDVAKIKEYFDA; encoded by the coding sequence TTGAAAAAGGTAATTGTTATCACGACAGGCGGAACTATTGCAATGAAATATGATGCAGCGACAGACGGGTTAATTCCAGCGGTAAATGGAGCGGACTTAGTTGAGGCGGTACCTGCATTGAAAGAGGTTGCTCAGGTTGAAGTTGTTGAATTTTCTAATGTACCAAGTGGGTATATTACGCCAAAATCAATGTTTGAACTTTCAAAAACAGTAGATCAATACGCACAGAAAAAAGCGATAGCTGGGATTGTTATTACTCATGGGACGGATACTTTAGAAGAAACGGCCTATTTGCTGGACTTAACGGTACATACGCAAAAACCCGTTTGTATAACGGGTGCGATGCGAGGGGCATCACAGACCAGCCCTGATGGACCTGGTAATATTTTAGCCGCGGTAAAAACTGCAGCATGTGATGAAGCGTATAATCAAGGAGTTCTCGTTGTGTTAAATGACGAAATACATGCAGCACTGGAAGTAACCAAAACGCATTCAACAAATACAAACACGTTCGAATCGCCGGCTTGGGGGCCAGTTGGACGCGTATATCCTGATAAAGTAGTGATCAAGCGACATTCGCTATACTTGCAGAAGATTCAACCGGCTACTCTTGTCGATGATGTACATTTACTAAAAGTTGTTGCAGGCATGGATGATTTTTTCTTTCGTTGTCTGGTCAAAAAAAAGGCAAAAGGTATCGTAGTTGAAGCCTTTGGCTGTGGCAATGTGCCGTTAGCAGTGAAAAATGGAATTGAAATGGCAAGAAAAAATGATATTCCAGTTGTGTTAGCGACAAGAGTCCATGCAGGGCGAGTTGTAAATGCATATAGTTACTCGGGGAGTGCAAGCTCCATGAAGGAGGCGAATATTATTTTGGCCGGTGAAATAACCGGGCAAAAAGCAAGAATAAAATTGATGTTGTCCCTTGGTATGACAGGTGATGTTGCAAAAATCAAAGAATATTTTGATGCATAA
- a CDS encoding glutamate carboxypeptidase, protein MKDQLLYAACEKTQQDFVALWERLVNIDTGTGYGEGINQVVAIVAEQLKALGASIEIIPVEDATGGSHVVGTFEGQGKGKILAMAHMDTVFPVGTVAKRPFRIQDDWVYGPGVSDCKGSIVLFLSAMKQLKNLKYHDYGKITCLFNCDEETTSPHSRHIIKKLAHEHDYVLCMESGQVGDGVVMWRKGSAQMQLEVFGKTSHAGSNPENGRNAIMEILHQIQQLSTLENPEKLTTLNFTTIKSGDRVNVIPDYAMAQADIRTLYPEELDRIEVAAEKIAEQKAIPDTTVKVSITRGNPPFSKNPGTDDLVRLAQEIYSELGKKLIAVGAGGASDANWAASAGAIAIDGLGPVKGGKNHTEHECTKLDSVVPRMYLLTKMLMRLGAGK, encoded by the coding sequence ATGAAAGATCAATTATTATATGCAGCATGTGAAAAAACGCAGCAAGACTTTGTTGCCTTATGGGAAAGGCTCGTTAATATAGATACAGGCACAGGCTACGGTGAAGGCATTAACCAAGTAGTGGCGATTGTGGCTGAACAGCTGAAGGCGCTTGGCGCATCTATTGAGATTATTCCGGTGGAGGACGCTACGGGAGGCTCGCATGTTGTGGGAACCTTTGAGGGTCAGGGCAAAGGTAAGATTTTGGCTATGGCACATATGGATACTGTATTTCCTGTAGGAACGGTCGCCAAACGTCCATTTCGTATTCAGGACGATTGGGTATATGGGCCGGGAGTATCTGACTGTAAGGGAAGTATTGTGTTGTTTCTCTCTGCAATGAAGCAGCTAAAAAATCTAAAATATCATGATTATGGCAAAATTACCTGTTTATTTAATTGCGATGAGGAAACAACCTCTCCACATTCCCGACATATTATAAAAAAACTGGCCCACGAGCACGATTATGTTCTATGTATGGAATCTGGCCAGGTGGGTGACGGCGTCGTGATGTGGCGTAAGGGTTCTGCGCAAATGCAGCTTGAAGTCTTTGGAAAGACTTCTCATGCTGGCAGCAATCCAGAAAATGGGCGGAATGCCATTATGGAAATTCTGCATCAAATTCAGCAACTCAGTACCTTAGAAAATCCGGAAAAATTGACAACTCTTAACTTTACGACAATTAAAAGCGGCGACAGAGTGAATGTTATTCCTGATTATGCCATGGCGCAAGCCGATATACGAACGTTATACCCAGAGGAGCTTGACCGAATTGAAGTAGCCGCTGAAAAAATAGCTGAGCAAAAAGCAATCCCCGACACAACTGTAAAGGTAAGCATTACGCGGGGCAATCCTCCCTTTTCAAAAAATCCGGGAACCGATGACCTTGTACGGCTCGCGCAGGAAATCTACAGCGAGTTAGGCAAAAAGCTCATAGCGGTTGGTGCTGGCGGCGCTTCCGATGCAAACTGGGCGGCCTCAGCCGGAGCGATTGCAATTGATGGCTTAGGACCGGTCAAAGGTGGAAAAAATCATACTGAACATGAATGTACAAAATTAGACAGCGTAGTACCGAGAATGTATTTATTGACTAAAATGCTTATGCGTTTGGGTGCAGGTAAATAG
- a CDS encoding MFS transporter codes for MINLFVYLAYYLLMVTIAVYAMDNLQASPSEAGLASGIFIVGGFIARIFAGRAIEQIGRKKTLYIGLILFLFTTLLYFGVSSLMFLIVIRFLHGVGFGISATATGTIVASIVPSERCGEGIGYYAMSATLASALGPFLGMFLNQRGSFNMVLILTVILLVVSLIVVFFLKVPDVELTKKQLEEMKEFALNTFFEAKAIPISIISVFIGLGFSSILSFLSSYTREIHLVDAGNFFFIVYAVFILISRPLTGLWFDKKGENFVMYPSFLLFALGLIILSQAHQGFLLLLAAALVGLGYGTFLSSAQAISVKVSPPHRMGLATSTFFSFIDGGIGVGPFLLGFMIPVIGLRELYESLAIIVFACIFLYYFLHGRKAKDGERLVGM; via the coding sequence ATGATAAACTTGTTTGTTTACTTAGCATATTATTTATTGATGGTGACAATAGCAGTATATGCCATGGATAATTTGCAGGCTTCACCAAGTGAGGCCGGGCTTGCATCTGGCATTTTTATAGTGGGGGGATTTATTGCACGTATCTTTGCCGGAAGAGCTATAGAACAAATTGGACGGAAAAAGACGCTTTATATTGGATTGATCTTATTTTTATTTACGACGTTATTATATTTTGGAGTAAGCAGTCTGATGTTTCTTATAGTTATTCGTTTTTTGCATGGGGTTGGATTCGGAATTTCTGCAACAGCTACAGGAACGATCGTCGCGAGTATTGTTCCCAGTGAACGATGTGGTGAGGGTATCGGCTATTATGCAATGAGCGCAACTCTAGCTTCGGCTCTAGGGCCTTTTTTAGGCATGTTTCTCAACCAGCGAGGGAGTTTTAACATGGTCCTAATCTTAACTGTTATCCTATTAGTCGTGAGCTTAATTGTCGTGTTCTTTTTGAAGGTGCCTGACGTAGAGTTAACTAAAAAGCAATTAGAAGAAATGAAAGAGTTTGCACTAAATACATTCTTTGAAGCAAAGGCAATTCCTATTTCGATTATCAGCGTATTTATAGGTTTGGGTTTTTCAAGTATTCTTAGCTTCCTTTCATCCTATACTAGGGAAATCCATTTAGTCGATGCAGGAAACTTTTTCTTTATAGTCTATGCTGTGTTTATTTTAATTTCTAGACCGTTAACTGGCCTCTGGTTTGATAAAAAAGGTGAAAATTTCGTGATGTATCCGTCATTCTTGTTGTTTGCGCTGGGATTGATTATTCTTAGTCAGGCTCATCAAGGCTTTTTACTATTGTTAGCCGCAGCCCTTGTAGGTCTTGGATATGGAACGTTTTTGTCGAGTGCTCAAGCTATTTCTGTTAAGGTATCACCACCCCATCGTATGGGGTTAGCCACATCTACATTCTTTAGCTTTATAGATGGAGGTATAGGAGTCGGACCCTTTTTATTAGGTTTTATGATTCCGGTAATTGGCTTACGTGAATTGTACGAAAGCTTAGCGATCATTGTGTTTGCCTGCATCTTTTTATATTATTTCTTGCACGGAAGAAAAGCAAAGGATGGGGAGCGGCTAGTTGGCATGTAA
- a CDS encoding M20/M25/M40 family metallo-hydrolase, producing MKELFKKVDQNLNHMLQDVIEICRQPSIAAQNIGMNETADMIMAKMNSIGIKTRKMPVKNGNDVIYGEIKGTSDKTVLFYDHYDVQPPEPLEQWISPPFEPEIRDGKIFARGVSDNKGPLYTRLHAIETILGIAEKLPINVKFLIEGEEEIGSPNLETFVLANKELLQADVCVWENAHKAENDHPVIRLGNKGMLYVELRVKAAATDYHSRFAPIIPNAAWRLIWALSTLKDVNEKILIKGFYDNVRSVPEEEYTVLGAMAGQEEKIRERAQIKELLNGVRGIDFANKFLNAPTCTVCGISSGYTGQGSKTVLPCYAMAKLDFRLVVDQDPYEILGLLRKHLDEHGFNDIEIVPHSTTKPSKTPITDSVVKIAREAGNLVYDKPFIIEPCAAGTGPRYVFSDWTDMPIIGIGPGYPGALNHAPNENLVIRDYCQAVKHIIAFLYQMKQYQVPNS from the coding sequence GTGAAAGAGCTTTTTAAAAAAGTCGATCAAAACCTGAATCATATGCTGCAGGACGTCATTGAGATTTGCCGACAGCCTAGTATTGCTGCTCAGAATATAGGGATGAACGAGACAGCCGACATGATTATGGCGAAAATGAATTCTATTGGGATTAAAACGCGAAAGATGCCTGTAAAAAACGGAAATGATGTGATTTATGGTGAAATAAAGGGTACTTCTGATAAAACAGTTCTTTTCTATGACCACTACGATGTACAGCCGCCCGAGCCATTGGAACAATGGATTAGCCCGCCATTTGAGCCGGAAATCAGGGATGGTAAAATTTTTGCCCGTGGTGTTTCAGACAATAAAGGTCCTTTATATACACGACTGCATGCCATTGAAACCATCTTGGGTATTGCTGAGAAGTTACCGATAAATGTGAAATTTCTTATTGAAGGCGAAGAAGAAATCGGTAGTCCAAATCTCGAGACTTTTGTTTTAGCAAATAAAGAACTTTTACAAGCCGATGTTTGCGTATGGGAGAACGCTCATAAAGCTGAAAATGATCATCCGGTCATTCGATTGGGAAATAAAGGAATGCTCTATGTGGAATTACGAGTGAAAGCGGCTGCTACCGATTATCACTCACGATTTGCCCCCATCATTCCCAATGCTGCCTGGCGGCTAATTTGGGCTTTGTCAACCTTAAAAGATGTTAATGAAAAAATTCTTATAAAAGGGTTTTATGATAATGTAAGGTCTGTTCCAGAAGAAGAATACACCGTTTTAGGAGCTATGGCAGGACAAGAAGAAAAAATCCGGGAACGCGCCCAAATAAAAGAACTATTAAATGGGGTGCGAGGTATCGATTTTGCCAATAAGTTTTTAAATGCACCTACCTGTACTGTGTGTGGTATTTCATCTGGTTATACTGGGCAGGGATCAAAAACGGTACTTCCTTGCTATGCCATGGCGAAACTGGATTTTCGTCTAGTTGTGGATCAAGACCCTTACGAAATTCTTGGTCTTTTAAGAAAGCATCTTGATGAGCACGGGTTTAATGATATCGAAATTGTTCCACATAGTACGACAAAACCATCCAAGACTCCGATAACCGATTCGGTTGTCAAGATTGCCAGGGAAGCGGGAAACCTTGTATATGATAAACCGTTTATTATTGAGCCGTGTGCAGCAGGAACCGGACCGCGCTATGTATTCAGCGATTGGACAGATATGCCCATCATAGGCATTGGGCCGGGATATCCCGGCGCTCTAAACCACGCACCGAATGAGAATTTAGTCATTAGAGATTATTGTCAAGCCGTAAAGCATATTATTGCCTTTCTCTATCAGATGAAGCAATATCAGGTGCCTAATTCCTAA
- a CDS encoding YjiG family protein, with the protein MGRMNVVEMFVEGARKGWDIAIKGLMPNVIFAFTLIKILQVTGAMSFIGNICEPVMGLWGLPGQAIMVTVTALMSQGGAVGVLASLLSDGVVNTKDATILLPVIFAAGGQLQNLGRVLGTSGVKTKYYGLLFGMTIVNGILAMTIMSFFAKTF; encoded by the coding sequence ATGGGAAGAATGAATGTCGTTGAAATGTTTGTTGAAGGGGCTCGCAAAGGTTGGGACATCGCTATAAAAGGTTTAATGCCCAATGTTATATTTGCGTTTACCCTCATTAAAATATTACAAGTAACAGGTGCTATGAGTTTTATTGGAAATATTTGCGAGCCGGTCATGGGCCTTTGGGGGCTGCCAGGCCAGGCAATTATGGTGACTGTAACGGCCCTGATGTCGCAGGGAGGCGCAGTAGGTGTATTGGCCAGTTTATTAAGTGATGGGGTTGTTAATACCAAAGATGCTACTATTTTGCTGCCAGTTATTTTTGCCGCTGGCGGCCAATTGCAGAATCTAGGGCGGGTATTAGGAACATCCGGCGTGAAAACTAAATATTACGGACTTTTGTTCGGGATGACTATCGTCAATGGTATTCTTGCTATGACGATCATGAGCTTTTTTGCAAAAACATTCTAA
- a CDS encoding LysR family transcriptional regulator has product MNDKDWLILKTLNEAGNLTKAAEYLYVSQPALTYRLHCIEKEFGIKIFERYPRGISLTKNGEYLVRYAENMLIEQQKIKKILQNGELPVEGNLKLGISTVFAKFKFAPLLKQYKKRFSHVNISLKTGSSTLLLPYLLEKDEIDLAILRGDLDWPEEKHIILEEPWCLVYPRPLEFKELPDIPWILDETSKITKADEQFHLWWKEQFGSPPPTPIWVNSIEASIQLISNELGWGIIPKIYLSKSNSLFASPLYFKNGTPLLRKTIMIYKKEVLKQSQIRTFVDLVMKQMSRTW; this is encoded by the coding sequence ATGAACGATAAAGATTGGCTTATTTTAAAGACACTCAATGAAGCAGGAAACCTAACCAAAGCAGCAGAGTATCTCTATGTATCCCAGCCTGCTCTTACTTATCGTCTGCACTGTATAGAAAAGGAATTTGGTATTAAAATTTTTGAACGCTATCCTCGAGGTATATCCCTGACCAAGAATGGAGAATATCTAGTTCGTTATGCGGAAAACATGCTAATCGAGCAACAAAAGATAAAAAAGATCTTGCAAAATGGCGAATTACCTGTGGAAGGAAATCTAAAACTGGGTATCTCTACGGTTTTTGCCAAATTCAAATTTGCACCGTTATTAAAACAATACAAAAAAAGATTTTCGCATGTAAATATTTCACTAAAAACAGGTTCCAGCACACTTTTACTTCCCTATCTATTAGAAAAGGATGAGATTGATCTTGCTATTCTGCGCGGAGACCTAGATTGGCCGGAGGAAAAACATATCATTCTGGAAGAACCTTGGTGTCTCGTCTATCCCCGTCCACTTGAGTTTAAAGAACTTCCGGACATTCCCTGGATATTAGACGAAACATCCAAAATTACAAAAGCAGATGAACAATTTCATCTCTGGTGGAAAGAACAATTTGGTTCACCTCCGCCAACACCAATTTGGGTCAATTCCATAGAAGCCAGTATTCAACTTATTTCAAACGAGCTAGGCTGGGGGATAATTCCTAAAATTTATTTGTCAAAATCAAATTCCTTATTCGCTTCTCCCTTATACTTTAAAAACGGCACCCCACTATTACGCAAGACCATTATGATTTATAAAAAAGAAGTGCTAAAACAATCACAAATAAGGACATTTGTTGATTTAGTCATGAAACAAATGTCACGTACGTGGTAA
- a CDS encoding amidohydrolase gives MPSNQSNHMKEQIIASIENLQNKLFALSNFIFQHPEIGFQEQQAADLLSRFLSENGFNVERGYAGLPTAFKAVYQQGNGGPHIGLLCEYDALKNIGHACGHHLQGPCIAGAAIAVKNVLTDFDYVLEVVGTPGEECSNGGKNIMLENGAFKHLDVALMMHASDSTTTDIHSMARTEFAVTFKGISAHSAIAPERGRSALEAIMLAFNGLSFLRGHVRDDTRIHGIITEGGQLTNVIPDKAVAQLEVRSYDSVYLEGVFKRVIHILDGAALMTDTSYEIEKLGGSLSKIPVLSLNELLMKNAELIHASSIAPPREKTGSTDFASVMFYVPGSCIRVGFIDKGIAAHSKEWADKGLSADANEALVTGAKILGLTVLDLIENSEILAKIKAEFHHGKAKLG, from the coding sequence ATGCCAAGTAATCAATCTAATCACATGAAAGAACAAATTATAGCGTCAATCGAAAACTTGCAGAATAAACTATTTGCACTCAGCAATTTTATTTTTCAACATCCGGAAATTGGTTTTCAAGAACAGCAAGCAGCCGATTTATTGAGCAGATTTTTAAGCGAAAATGGGTTTAATGTAGAAAGAGGCTATGCTGGCCTGCCAACCGCTTTTAAAGCAGTATATCAGCAGGGAAACGGTGGCCCACACATTGGCTTATTATGTGAGTACGATGCCTTGAAAAATATAGGACATGCGTGTGGTCATCATTTGCAAGGGCCCTGTATTGCTGGGGCTGCCATTGCAGTGAAAAATGTATTAACCGATTTTGATTATGTTCTAGAAGTTGTTGGGACACCCGGCGAAGAATGTTCTAATGGTGGCAAAAACATTATGCTTGAGAACGGGGCATTTAAACATCTTGATGTTGCTCTGATGATGCATGCCTCGGATAGCACGACAACGGATATTCATTCTATGGCGCGCACCGAATTTGCCGTCACATTTAAGGGGATTTCTGCTCATTCAGCCATTGCTCCTGAAAGAGGCCGTAGTGCCTTAGAAGCTATTATGCTGGCATTTAACGGATTAAGTTTTCTACGTGGCCATGTACGTGACGATACGCGCATTCACGGGATTATTACAGAAGGGGGTCAGTTAACCAATGTGATACCCGATAAGGCTGTAGCCCAGCTGGAGGTACGTTCCTATGACAGTGTTTATTTGGAAGGTGTATTTAAACGGGTTATACATATCTTAGATGGTGCGGCCTTGATGACGGATACCAGTTATGAAATTGAAAAACTTGGAGGCAGTCTAAGTAAAATTCCGGTTTTATCATTGAATGAGCTATTAATGAAAAATGCTGAATTGATACACGCAAGTTCTATTGCGCCGCCAAGAGAAAAAACAGGTTCCACTGACTTTGCCTCCGTAATGTTTTACGTGCCTGGTTCTTGCATACGGGTTGGCTTTATTGACAAAGGTATTGCGGCTCATAGTAAAGAGTGGGCGGACAAAGGGCTATCGGCAGACGCAAACGAGGCATTAGTAACCGGAGCTAAAATACTGGGCCTGACAGTTCTAGACTTAATTGAAAACAGTGAAATCTTAGCAAAGATTAAAGCTGAGTTTCATCATGGAAAAGCCAAGCTAGGCTGA
- a CDS encoding LysR family transcriptional regulator, with translation MDLRQLKYFLAVAEEGQITKAAKRLNITQPPLSQQLILLEKEIGSRLFDRGKKHIRLTKAGNILQRRAKQMMELMGTTINELQEATDGISGRLAIGTITSSGGSLLPNHIQEFRKCYPKVNFHLHQGETQKILELLKVGIIEIGFVRFPVDYKLYDYLILPEESMVVAANANMFQPRMAPLELCQLMGQPLLVHQRHVPMITELCRQGGFAPNFFCTSDDITVLLIWANLGLGIAIVPESAINLFPGSSLEFYEMAPPTIKTTSAIIWSKKHPLSAAANHFITLFK, from the coding sequence ATGGACTTGCGCCAACTTAAATATTTTCTTGCTGTAGCCGAGGAAGGTCAAATTACCAAGGCAGCCAAACGACTTAATATAACTCAACCACCGCTTAGTCAACAGCTTATACTACTGGAAAAAGAAATAGGTAGCCGACTATTCGATAGAGGCAAAAAGCACATTCGCTTGACGAAAGCGGGAAACATCCTGCAACGCAGAGCTAAACAAATGATGGAATTAATGGGAACAACTATAAACGAGTTGCAAGAAGCTACTGACGGTATCAGCGGCAGGTTAGCGATTGGAACAATTACCTCATCAGGAGGATCGCTTTTGCCAAACCATATTCAAGAATTTCGTAAATGTTATCCTAAAGTCAACTTCCACTTACATCAAGGCGAAACGCAGAAAATTTTAGAATTGCTTAAAGTTGGTATTATTGAGATTGGGTTTGTACGCTTTCCAGTTGATTACAAACTATATGATTATCTTATATTGCCGGAAGAATCTATGGTTGTTGCTGCAAATGCCAATATGTTTCAACCTCGTATGGCGCCTTTGGAACTCTGCCAATTAATGGGACAACCTTTATTAGTGCACCAGAGACACGTGCCCATGATTACAGAACTCTGTCGCCAGGGTGGATTCGCTCCCAACTTTTTTTGTACGAGCGATGACATTACGGTACTACTAATTTGGGCTAATCTAGGGCTTGGCATAGCCATAGTTCCCGAATCAGCAATCAATCTATTTCCAGGATCTTCTTTAGAATTTTATGAAATGGCTCCTCCTACAATAAAAACAACAAGTGCAATAATATGGTCAAAAAAGCACCCACTTTCTGCTGCTGCAAACCACTTTATCACATTATTTAAGTAA
- a CDS encoding nucleoside recognition domain-containing protein yields the protein MEEKNIQKVTGENSKERISIAGVITLLLAIVIFSGFLNNAHGWSTAFDFVTLSGKFGTMKNAATATFMGAGGSGAREGFLLAFSLVPGIMLAMGIVSVVEHTGGLKVAQRLLTPLLRPLMGLPGCVSLALITSLQSTDAGAGMTKNLFDEGLITEKERAIFVQFQFSGCAVINNYLTLGSMVFASVLVPIVIPLALVLFLKVFAANVTRLIINKFYTEEA from the coding sequence ATGGAAGAGAAAAATATTCAAAAGGTCACAGGAGAAAATTCTAAGGAGCGAATTTCAATTGCAGGTGTTATCACACTTCTTTTGGCCATCGTTATTTTTTCCGGCTTTTTGAACAACGCGCATGGCTGGAGTACGGCCTTTGATTTTGTTACACTAAGTGGAAAATTTGGTACGATGAAAAATGCCGCTACAGCAACTTTTATGGGGGCAGGAGGCAGCGGGGCACGGGAAGGCTTTCTACTGGCATTCAGTCTTGTTCCCGGTATCATGCTCGCTATGGGTATTGTTTCTGTTGTTGAGCACACCGGCGGCCTCAAAGTGGCGCAAAGACTATTAACACCGTTGCTCAGGCCGCTGATGGGTTTGCCGGGATGTGTAAGTTTGGCTCTTATCACCAGTCTGCAAAGCACAGATGCCGGTGCAGGCATGACTAAGAACTTATTTGATGAAGGTCTGATTACTGAAAAAGAACGGGCAATTTTTGTTCAGTTTCAGTTTTCCGGATGTGCTGTTATCAATAATTACCTAACTCTGGGCAGTATGGTATTTGCCAGTGTTTTAGTACCCATTGTCATACCATTAGCTTTAGTTTTGTTTCTGAAAGTTTTTGCCGCCAATGTTACACGGCTTATTATCAATAAATTTTATACGGAGGAAGCATAA
- a CDS encoding penicillin-binding transpeptidase domain-containing protein, translated as MGRWILVLLIGVLVGFSFTATANAAELVKKDELEKYFGGVTTGTFVMYDEDNDQYIVFNEPQSVKRLSPCSTFKIYNSLIGLETGVLDQEDVYTLVQWDGTQYPFPAWKHDQTLASATQDSVVWYFKKLASRIGSERMQAYLNKLDYGNRDISGGLATFWLRSSLQISAREQVDLLHRLYSGKLPFSAKNVEIVKRNITLSEDNGVRLMGKTGSGLQDGKYLLGWFVGCVEKQGHRYFFATNIQASDDATGGKAREITKLVLKDLSEQRDLIDH; from the coding sequence ATGGGTAGATGGATTTTAGTATTGCTAATAGGTGTCCTTGTTGGTTTTAGTTTTACGGCTACCGCCAATGCAGCCGAACTTGTAAAAAAGGATGAATTAGAGAAATATTTTGGGGGAGTTACCACTGGTACATTTGTTATGTACGATGAGGATAACGACCAGTACATAGTATTCAACGAACCTCAAAGTGTAAAACGATTATCACCATGCTCGACCTTTAAAATTTATAATTCACTTATTGGGTTAGAAACCGGCGTATTGGATCAGGAAGATGTATACACCCTGGTCCAATGGGATGGAACGCAATACCCCTTTCCAGCTTGGAAACACGACCAAACATTGGCTTCCGCTACGCAAGATTCTGTTGTCTGGTATTTTAAAAAACTTGCATCCCGGATAGGATCCGAGAGAATGCAGGCATATCTCAATAAACTAGATTACGGAAACCGGGATATTTCAGGGGGATTGGCCACGTTCTGGCTGCGATCTTCATTGCAAATTTCAGCTAGGGAGCAAGTTGACCTGTTGCACCGGCTATACTCTGGGAAATTACCGTTTTCTGCAAAAAATGTGGAAATAGTAAAAAGGAATATTACTTTGTCAGAAGATAATGGTGTGCGATTAATGGGGAAAACCGGATCGGGGCTGCAAGATGGCAAATACCTATTGGGTTGGTTTGTAGGCTGTGTCGAAAAACAGGGACATCGCTATTTCTTTGCTACCAACATTCAAGCATCGGATGACGCAACTGGCGGAAAGGCCAGAGAGATTACGAAATTAGTTTTAAAAGACCTAAGTGAACAACGCGATCTGATAGATCATTAA
- a CDS encoding aldo/keto reductase — protein sequence MYRKYGKTNEMVSVLGFGCMRLPIIGNDPTNIDDEKAMNMIRYAIDAGVNYVDTAYPYHGTGFTHGGASEPFVAKALKNGYRERVKLATKLPSWLIKTRSDMDRYLDEQLERLETKTIDFYLVHSLNADVWPVLKEVGITEFLDQAIKDGKIKYAGFSFHDQVGLFKEIVDYYDWSFCQIQYNYLDEAYQAGKEGLEYAATKGLGIAVMEPLRGGNLANLPKEAQDIVDQAEMKRTSAEWALRWVWNHPEVSVVLSGMTAMDHVIENIKVAQEAQANSLTTKEVKIIDEVKILFKEKIKVNCTACQYCMPCPAGINIPGCFSAYNDYSVFDAAPEVKQRYGILSKLASPASKCVECGKCEGHCPQGIAIRKELKNVKELFE from the coding sequence TTGTACAGAAAATATGGAAAGACAAATGAGATGGTTTCTGTTTTGGGATTTGGCTGTATGAGACTGCCGATAATCGGCAACGATCCAACAAATATTGATGATGAGAAAGCAATGAATATGATACGATATGCTATTGATGCAGGCGTAAATTATGTCGATACCGCGTATCCGTATCACGGTACCGGATTTACCCATGGTGGGGCAAGCGAACCATTTGTCGCTAAAGCCTTAAAAAATGGGTATAGAGAGCGAGTAAAATTAGCGACGAAGCTCCCAAGTTGGTTGATCAAAACGAGATCAGATATGGATAGATACTTAGATGAGCAATTGGAACGTCTCGAGACAAAGACAATTGATTTCTACCTAGTACATTCACTCAATGCCGATGTTTGGCCTGTACTAAAAGAAGTAGGCATTACTGAATTTTTGGATCAAGCAATAAAAGATGGAAAAATTAAATATGCTGGATTTTCCTTCCACGATCAGGTAGGATTGTTCAAGGAAATCGTAGATTATTATGATTGGTCATTTTGTCAAATTCAGTATAATTATTTAGATGAAGCTTATCAGGCAGGTAAAGAAGGTTTGGAATATGCAGCGACCAAAGGTTTGGGCATCGCCGTTATGGAACCTCTGAGAGGCGGTAATCTTGCTAATCTTCCCAAGGAAGCACAAGATATTGTTGATCAAGCGGAGATGAAGAGAACATCTGCGGAATGGGCTCTGCGATGGGTATGGAATCATCCGGAAGTGTCCGTTGTATTAAGTGGTATGACTGCCATGGATCATGTTATAGAAAATATAAAAGTGGCTCAAGAAGCACAGGCCAATTCGTTAACAACAAAAGAAGTGAAAATTATTGATGAGGTAAAGATTCTTTTTAAAGAAAAAATAAAAGTGAATTGTACAGCTTGCCAGTATTGCATGCCTTGCCCTGCAGGTATAAATATTCCTGGATGTTTTTCAGCATATAATGACTACTCGGTTTTTGATGCTGCTCCTGAGGTAAAACAACGATATGGGATATTGTCGAAGCTTGCATCTCCCGCATCCAAGTGTGTAGAATGCGGGAAATGCGAGGGCCATTGTCCACAAGGTATTGCAATTCGTAAAGAGTTAAAGAACGTAAAGGAACTATTTGAATAG